From Erwinia pyri, a single genomic window includes:
- the dsrB gene encoding protein DsrB: protein MKVNERVTVKTDGGPRRPGTVLAVEEFSEGTMYLVALEDYPMGIWFFNEQGHDDGIFVEPHPAS from the coding sequence ATGAAAGTCAATGAACGGGTCACGGTCAAAACCGATGGGGGACCACGCCGTCCCGGCACGGTACTGGCGGTGGAGGAGTTCAGCGAAGGTACCATGTATCTGGTTGCTTTAGAGGATTACCCGATGGGGATCTGGTTCTTTAATGAACAGGGACATGATGATGGCATTTTTGTCGAGCCCCATCCCGCCTCCTGA
- the yodD gene encoding YodD family peroxide/acid resistance protein gives MATAKEYSDTVQREVSIDIEALLEAIHDRSGGEVKTFIDEKQAPKVRVDGREYHSYSELADAFELDIRDFTVMEVNR, from the coding sequence ATGGCGACGGCAAAAGAGTACAGCGACACCGTTCAGCGTGAGGTCAGCATCGATATCGAAGCCTTACTGGAAGCTATTCACGATCGGTCAGGGGGCGAAGTAAAAACTTTTATAGATGAGAAACAGGCGCCTAAGGTCCGGGTAGATGGGCGTGAATACCACTCCTATAGCGAACTGGCGGATGCTTTTGAACTGGATATCCGGGATTTTACGGTAATGGAAGTGAATCGCTAA
- the fliR gene encoding flagellar biosynthetic protein FliR has translation MINVDSSQLVFWISQLFWPLARVLALIMTAPLLSEKAISKKVKIGLGVMITYALVPSLPPTNVTLFSVGGFWLLIQQILIGIAIGFTMQFAFAAVRTAGEVIGLQMGLSFATFFDPASRLNMPVLARFLDMLAMLLFLSFNGHLWLISMVADSFHTLPIGGDPVNGNAFLALTKAASLIFLNGLRLALPLITLLLTLNLALGLLNRVSPQLSVFAIGFPVTLSIGIIFISLMMPLLAPFCEHLFSEVFDLLASVLSEMPAR, from the coding sequence ATGATTAACGTCGACAGCAGTCAACTGGTGTTCTGGATCAGCCAACTTTTCTGGCCGCTGGCGCGCGTGCTGGCGCTGATCATGACTGCGCCTTTGTTAAGCGAAAAGGCAATCAGTAAAAAAGTCAAAATCGGCCTGGGCGTGATGATCACCTATGCGCTGGTGCCCTCTTTGCCGCCAACAAATGTGACTTTGTTCTCGGTTGGCGGCTTCTGGCTGCTGATTCAGCAAATTCTGATAGGCATCGCTATAGGTTTTACGATGCAATTCGCTTTCGCTGCGGTAAGAACGGCGGGGGAAGTGATTGGCCTGCAGATGGGACTCTCTTTTGCTACCTTCTTTGATCCAGCGAGCCGACTGAACATGCCGGTACTGGCCAGATTTTTAGATATGCTGGCTATGTTACTGTTTCTCTCCTTTAACGGTCACCTCTGGTTAATTTCGATGGTGGCGGACAGTTTTCATACATTGCCTATTGGTGGCGATCCGGTAAACGGCAACGCCTTCCTGGCACTGACTAAAGCCGCCAGTCTGATTTTCCTTAATGGTCTGCGATTAGCGCTACCATTGATAACTCTGCTGCTCACCCTTAATTTGGCCCTGGGTTTGTTAAACCGTGTTTCACCTCAGCTCTCCGTTTTTGCCATCGGCTTCCCCGTCACCTTATCGATAGGGATCATCTTCATAAGCCTGATGATGCCCCTGCTAGCCCCTTTCTGTGAGCATTTGTTTAGCGAAGTATTTGATTTACTCGCCAGCGTGCTCAGTGAAATGCCCGCCAGATAA
- the fliO gene encoding flagellar biosynthetic protein FliO, whose translation MKTAQVQTQPVGQPAVSTGSMLTQVSSVLAVIILLILACAWLAKRLGFTPKRGVRGSDLTVSASCQVGQRERVVIVDVEDARLVLGVTGQQITHLHTLPPKPQQDNPEPPAAAADFRQVLQTLLKRPGKPK comes from the coding sequence ATGAAGACAGCCCAGGTACAGACACAGCCGGTGGGTCAGCCCGCTGTTTCAACGGGATCGATGCTGACCCAGGTCAGCAGCGTGTTAGCCGTTATCATTTTACTTATTCTGGCCTGTGCCTGGCTGGCAAAACGTCTTGGCTTTACGCCAAAGCGGGGCGTGCGTGGCAGCGATCTCACCGTCAGCGCCAGTTGCCAGGTTGGGCAACGCGAACGCGTGGTGATTGTTGATGTGGAGGATGCCCGCCTGGTGCTGGGTGTGACCGGACAGCAGATCACCCATTTGCATACCTTGCCGCCTAAACCGCAGCAGGATAATCCGGAACCTCCGGCTGCGGCGGCAGATTTCCGTCAGGTGCTGCAAACCTTACTCAAACGCCCCGGTAAGCCAAAATGA
- a CDS encoding flagellar hook-length control protein FliK, giving the protein MITLPLATNGTGVSATSAKATSASADVGMETTTAAGELPAKGEGGNQGFLTLLGNKLLSLAQQNETGQASTAATTAATDDAAAAQSPKAKLSALMAALDKPETLSALLQPVKNDKAVKTEETSGEENQTAAPTLNASDMQTLQALFAMLPPAAQQPAATAKNGELLTDDPAIKGAKQSTLSSLLSATNSAEGDSDKASAKPESLTAAVGKESPKATAEAPTLTAAFQQALNHSGKSSDKENSSSAPAATITNNVISAASSLVTPTTTSLVTAPASAQLSSQLGSQEWQQALGQQILMFSKNGQQTAELHLHPQDLGSIQISLKLDNDQAQLSMVSNHSQVRAALEAALPQLRTALAENGISLGQSNVSSDAFQQGQSFSGQQEQQRNNHSGNTFNLASENDSDVTPIAVPAALQARAAGSSAVDIFA; this is encoded by the coding sequence ATGATCACTTTGCCACTTGCGACGAACGGGACCGGGGTTAGCGCCACCAGCGCCAAAGCGACATCAGCTTCTGCTGATGTGGGTATGGAAACCACCACAGCGGCGGGCGAACTGCCGGCCAAAGGCGAAGGCGGCAACCAGGGCTTCCTTACGCTGCTGGGAAACAAGCTTCTGTCGCTGGCGCAACAAAACGAAACGGGGCAGGCTTCTACGGCGGCCACGACTGCGGCGACCGACGATGCCGCTGCCGCTCAGTCGCCTAAAGCGAAACTGAGTGCGCTGATGGCGGCTTTAGACAAGCCGGAAACCCTCAGCGCCCTGCTGCAGCCGGTTAAAAACGATAAAGCAGTGAAGACGGAAGAGACCTCTGGTGAAGAGAACCAGACAGCCGCCCCTACACTGAATGCCAGCGATATGCAGACGCTGCAGGCGCTGTTTGCCATGCTGCCGCCCGCTGCCCAGCAGCCTGCTGCCACGGCAAAAAATGGTGAATTACTGACGGATGATCCAGCGATCAAGGGCGCGAAGCAGTCCACTCTCTCTTCCCTGCTCTCTGCGACTAATAGTGCCGAAGGTGACAGCGATAAAGCGAGCGCTAAACCAGAGAGCCTGACTGCCGCAGTAGGTAAAGAGTCGCCAAAAGCGACGGCGGAAGCGCCAACCTTAACCGCCGCGTTCCAGCAGGCGCTTAACCACAGCGGTAAGAGTTCCGACAAAGAAAATTCAAGTTCTGCCCCTGCAGCGACGATAACCAATAATGTTATCAGCGCCGCCTCTTCCCTTGTCACGCCGACCACCACTTCCCTGGTGACGGCACCGGCAAGCGCGCAGCTCAGCTCTCAGTTGGGCAGCCAGGAGTGGCAGCAGGCGTTAGGTCAACAGATCCTGATGTTCAGCAAAAATGGTCAGCAAACTGCGGAACTGCATTTGCACCCTCAGGATTTGGGCAGCATTCAGATCAGTCTGAAGCTGGACAATGACCAGGCGCAGCTGAGTATGGTGTCGAACCACAGTCAGGTTCGTGCGGCGTTAGAAGCCGCGCTGCCGCAGCTGCGTACTGCACTGGCGGAAAACGGCATCAGCCTTGGTCAGAGTAACGTCAGTAGCGATGCTTTCCAGCAGGGTCAGAGTTTCAGCGGTCAGCAGGAGCAGCAACGTAATAACCACAGTGGCAACACATTTAATCTTGCATCGGAAAATGACAGCGATGTAACCCCAATTGCCGTTCCTGCCGCGCTGCAGGCGCGTGCAGCCGGTTCCAGTGCTGTTGATATTTTCGCCTGA
- a CDS encoding methyl-accepting chemotaxis protein has product MKSSHLNADRISFWQHLRLVPLFSVILGGILLLFALCIGMASFFLIQSNQSLKDVTEEIQVRMAISNSSNHLRTARLNIIHAGASARIGEMDAFNDNLKQTEKRIKQATASFNDYLNRRIKTPADVALDTELKSRFDAYVTQGVLPMVKSAKDGSFEGVIAQETDYTRKLDDAYNAVLLKAIAIRTQRADAINKEAAAQTRLGFIMMACAFAAALLLTLATFIFLRRVVITPLRQAVERIEHISRGDLTAPLQSWGRSEIGTLGSNLQTMQQSLVKTVGTVREGAVAIYQGSSEISAGNTDLSSRTEQQAAALEETAASMEQLTATVKQNAENAHHASQLASDASGKARQGGDIVSGVINTMNNISTSSKKIAEITTVINSIAFQTNILALNAAVEAARAGEQGRGFAVVASEVRNLAQRSAGAAKEIEGLIAESVNLIGQGSSQVSHAGDTMTGIVDAVRRVTDIMAEIAAASDEQSRGIQQVSLAVTEMDNVTQQNASLVEEASAAASSLEEQASRLTQAVAAFHLSDSTPRRVAAPPVQAKAPALRPALANTSENWETF; this is encoded by the coding sequence ATGAAATCATCACACCTCAATGCCGATCGGATTAGCTTTTGGCAGCATTTACGCCTGGTGCCCCTCTTCTCCGTTATCCTCGGTGGCATTCTGCTGCTGTTTGCCCTTTGTATTGGCATGGCCAGCTTCTTTTTAATTCAGAGTAACCAGTCGCTGAAGGATGTTACGGAAGAAATTCAGGTCCGTATGGCTATCTCCAACAGCTCAAACCATTTACGTACCGCCCGCCTGAACATCATTCATGCCGGGGCCTCTGCCCGTATTGGTGAGATGGATGCATTTAACGATAACCTGAAGCAGACTGAAAAACGTATTAAGCAGGCTACAGCCAGCTTTAACGACTACCTTAATCGTCGGATAAAAACGCCGGCGGATGTCGCTCTGGACACTGAACTCAAAAGCCGTTTTGATGCTTATGTGACTCAGGGAGTGCTGCCCATGGTGAAGAGCGCCAAAGATGGCAGCTTTGAAGGGGTGATTGCTCAGGAAACGGATTATACCCGTAAGCTTGATGATGCTTATAATGCCGTTCTGCTAAAAGCTATTGCGATACGTACTCAGCGCGCTGATGCCATTAATAAAGAGGCGGCAGCACAAACCCGCCTCGGCTTTATTATGATGGCCTGCGCCTTTGCTGCTGCCCTGCTGCTGACGCTCGCCACCTTTATCTTCCTGCGCCGGGTAGTTATCACGCCTCTGCGCCAGGCAGTAGAGAGAATTGAACATATTTCCCGTGGCGATCTTACCGCGCCGCTGCAAAGCTGGGGCCGCAGTGAGATCGGCACGCTGGGCAGTAATCTGCAAACTATGCAGCAGTCGCTGGTAAAAACGGTGGGAACCGTTCGTGAAGGCGCCGTGGCGATTTACCAGGGTTCCAGCGAAATCTCAGCGGGCAACACCGATCTTTCTTCCCGCACCGAGCAGCAGGCCGCCGCGCTGGAGGAGACCGCTGCCAGTATGGAACAGCTGACCGCAACCGTGAAACAGAACGCCGAAAACGCCCATCATGCCAGCCAGCTCGCTTCCGATGCTTCCGGTAAAGCCCGTCAGGGTGGCGATATCGTCAGTGGCGTAATCAACACCATGAATAATATTTCCACCAGCTCGAAAAAGATTGCGGAGATTACGACCGTGATCAACAGCATTGCTTTCCAGACCAACATCCTGGCACTGAACGCGGCGGTGGAAGCAGCCCGGGCGGGAGAACAGGGTCGTGGCTTTGCGGTGGTCGCCAGCGAAGTGCGCAATCTGGCGCAGCGCAGCGCCGGTGCGGCGAAAGAGATTGAAGGGTTGATCGCCGAATCTGTCAATCTGATAGGCCAGGGTTCATCTCAGGTCAGCCATGCAGGCGATACCATGACCGGTATTGTGGATGCCGTGCGGCGCGTAACGGATATTATGGCTGAAATTGCCGCCGCATCTGACGAGCAGAGCCGCGGTATTCAGCAGGTAAGCCTGGCGGTAACCGAGATGGATAACGTGACTCAGCAGAACGCCTCGTTGGTTGAGGAAGCCTCTGCGGCCGCCTCATCGCTTGAGGAGCAGGCTTCTCGCCTGACGCAGGCCGTTGCGGCCTTCCATTTGAGTGACAGCACGCCACGCCGTGTGGCGGCACCACCTGTTCAGGCTAAAGCGCCAGCATTACGCCCTGCCCTTGCTAACACCAGTGAAAACTGGGAAACCTTCTGA
- a CDS encoding YqaE/Pmp3 family membrane protein: protein MDLLRIIIAIILPPVGVFMQVGFGGAFWLNILLTLCGYIPGIVHAVWVIARR from the coding sequence ATGGACTTATTACGCATCATTATTGCTATTATTTTACCGCCAGTAGGCGTGTTTATGCAGGTAGGCTTCGGCGGCGCATTCTGGCTGAATATCTTGCTGACCCTTTGCGGTTATATTCCGGGTATCGTACATGCTGTCTGGGTAATTGCCCGCCGCTAG
- the fliP gene encoding flagellar type III secretion system pore protein FliP (The bacterial flagellar biogenesis protein FliP forms a type III secretion system (T3SS)-type pore required for flagellar assembly.) codes for MKRSLPLLALFLLIAPDVHAQLPGLMSHPTANGGQSWSLPVQTLVFLTSLTFLPAILLMMTSFTRIIIVFGLLRNALGTPSAPPNQVLLGLALFLTFFIMGPVFDKIYQDAYLPFSQDKISMQEAIDKGAQPLREFMLRQTREADLALFARLSNSPPLQGPEAVPMRILLPAYVTSELKTAFQIGFTVFIPFLIIDLVVASVLMALGMMMVPPATISLPFKLMLFVLVDGWQLLVSSLAQSFYT; via the coding sequence ATGAAACGCTCTCTTCCTTTACTGGCGCTGTTTCTGCTGATTGCGCCTGATGTCCATGCTCAGCTTCCCGGCCTGATGAGTCATCCGACCGCCAATGGCGGCCAGAGCTGGTCGCTGCCGGTACAGACTTTAGTCTTTCTGACTTCGCTCACCTTCCTGCCAGCAATCCTGCTGATGATGACCAGCTTCACCCGGATCATCATTGTGTTTGGATTGCTGCGAAATGCGCTGGGCACCCCTTCCGCGCCGCCGAACCAGGTCCTGTTAGGCCTGGCGCTGTTCCTGACCTTCTTTATTATGGGGCCGGTGTTCGACAAAATTTATCAGGATGCCTATCTGCCGTTCAGTCAGGACAAGATCAGCATGCAGGAGGCGATTGATAAAGGCGCCCAGCCGCTGCGCGAGTTTATGCTGCGCCAGACGCGTGAAGCTGACCTGGCGCTGTTCGCCCGGCTTTCCAACTCCCCGCCTTTGCAGGGACCAGAAGCGGTGCCGATGCGTATTTTATTACCGGCCTACGTCACCAGCGAGCTGAAAACGGCGTTCCAGATCGGCTTTACCGTGTTTATCCCGTTTTTGATTATTGACCTGGTGGTAGCCAGCGTACTGATGGCGCTGGGGATGATGATGGTGCCGCCGGCGACTATCTCCCTTCCCTTTAAGCTGATGCTGTTTGTGCTGGTTGATGGCTGGCAGCTGCTGGTGAGTTCTCTGGCGCAAAGTTTCTATACCTAG
- the fliM gene encoding flagellar motor switch protein FliM, which produces MGDSILSQAEIDALLNGDSDSAAVETSSVAGESDIRPYDPNTQRRMVRERLQALEIINERFARSYRMALFNLLRRSPDITVGAIKIQPYHEFARNLPVPTNLNLIHLKPLRGTALVVFSPSLVFIAVDNLFGGDGRFPTKVEGREFTATEQRVIRRMLKLALEGYSEAWKPIYPLDVEYVRSEMQVKFTNITTSPNDIVITTPFQVEIGNLVGEFNICIPFSMIEPLRETLVNPPLENSRQEDQNWRDTLVKQVQHSELELIANFGEVSMRISRLLALKPGDVLPIEKPDRIIAHVDGVPVLTSQYGTLNGQYALRVEHLINPILNSMNEEQPDE; this is translated from the coding sequence ATGGGCGACAGCATCCTCTCACAAGCAGAAATTGACGCGCTGCTCAACGGCGACAGCGACAGCGCGGCAGTAGAAACATCCAGCGTTGCAGGCGAAAGCGATATTCGTCCTTATGATCCCAATACCCAGCGGCGTATGGTTCGCGAACGTCTGCAGGCGCTGGAGATCATTAATGAACGTTTTGCCCGCTCTTACCGTATGGCGCTGTTTAACCTGCTGCGCCGCAGCCCGGATATCACGGTAGGGGCGATTAAAATTCAGCCTTACCATGAGTTTGCGCGCAACTTGCCGGTGCCGACGAACCTGAACCTGATTCATCTGAAACCGTTACGCGGCACCGCGCTGGTGGTCTTCTCGCCGAGCCTGGTATTTATCGCCGTCGATAACCTGTTTGGCGGTGATGGTCGTTTTCCGACCAAGGTTGAGGGGCGTGAGTTTACCGCGACCGAGCAGCGCGTGATCCGCCGCATGCTGAAACTGGCACTGGAAGGGTACAGCGAAGCGTGGAAGCCGATTTATCCGCTGGACGTAGAGTATGTTCGCTCTGAAATGCAGGTCAAATTTACCAACATCACGACTTCACCTAACGACATCGTGATCACCACGCCGTTCCAGGTAGAGATTGGCAACCTGGTAGGCGAGTTCAATATCTGCATCCCGTTCAGCATGATTGAGCCGCTGCGCGAAACGCTGGTGAACCCGCCGCTGGAGAACTCCCGTCAGGAGGACCAGAACTGGCGCGACACGCTGGTGAAACAGGTGCAGCACTCCGAACTGGAGCTGATCGCCAACTTCGGCGAAGTGTCGATGCGTATTTCGCGTCTGCTGGCCCTGAAGCCGGGTGACGTATTACCGATTGAAAAACCGGACCGCATTATCGCCCATGTCGATGGCGTGCCGGTATTAACCAGCCAGTACGGCACCCTGAACGGGCAGTATGCGCTGCGAGTGGAACATCTGATTAACCCGATTTTGAATTCGATGAACGAGGAACAGCCCGATGAGTGA
- the fliQ gene encoding flagellar biosynthesis protein FliQ codes for MTPESVMVIGHDAMQVALAVAAPLLLAALASGLVISLLQAATQINEQTLSFIPKILAVVATMVIAGPWMLNLVLDYMRTLFTNLPYMIG; via the coding sequence ATGACACCTGAATCGGTTATGGTTATCGGGCACGACGCTATGCAGGTCGCCCTGGCAGTTGCTGCCCCACTGTTGCTTGCAGCGCTGGCCAGCGGACTAGTTATCAGCCTGCTGCAGGCGGCTACCCAGATCAACGAACAAACGCTCTCCTTTATACCCAAAATCCTCGCCGTGGTCGCCACTATGGTTATCGCCGGTCCGTGGATGCTGAATCTGGTACTCGACTATATGCGTACCCTGTTCACTAACCTGCCTTACATGATCGGTTAA
- the rcsA gene encoding transcriptional regulator RcsA — MPTIIMDSCSYTRLGLTDYMTVKGVKKKNITSVTDIDQLQAKCQQYQPGVVFINEDCFIHEADASQRIRTIIMQHPDTLFFIFMAISNIHFEEYLYVRKNLIITSKSIKPATLDNLLVSYFQKKLNVAPRYSAGFDVHPLTLSQTESNMLKMWMSGHDTIQISDKMQIKAKTVSSHKGNIKRKIKTHNKQVIYHVVRLTDNVTSGIYVNVR; from the coding sequence ATGCCAACGATTATTATGGATTCATGCAGCTATACACGGCTTGGGCTTACAGATTATATGACAGTGAAGGGTGTTAAAAAGAAAAACATTACTTCCGTTACCGATATCGATCAATTACAAGCAAAATGCCAACAGTATCAGCCAGGCGTGGTTTTTATTAACGAAGACTGTTTTATTCATGAAGCAGATGCAAGTCAGCGCATAAGAACCATTATTATGCAGCACCCTGATACGCTCTTCTTCATCTTTATGGCCATCTCTAACATCCATTTTGAGGAATATCTCTACGTTCGTAAGAACCTGATTATTACATCAAAATCGATTAAACCGGCCACGCTTGATAACTTGCTCGTTTCTTATTTTCAAAAGAAACTCAATGTTGCTCCGCGGTATTCCGCAGGTTTCGACGTTCACCCATTGACGTTGAGCCAAACAGAATCAAACATGTTAAAGATGTGGATGTCTGGCCACGATACGATTCAGATATCGGATAAAATGCAAATTAAGGCCAAAACCGTTTCCTCTCATAAAGGAAACATTAAACGTAAAATTAAAACACACAACAAACAAGTTATTTATCATGTGGTTCGTCTGACGGACAATGTCACCAGTGGCATTTACGTTAACGTGAGATAA
- a CDS encoding mannosyl-3-phosphoglycerate phosphatase-related protein: MPTLQDPLMIVTDLDGSLLDHHTYSWEPAQPWLDRLNEQGIPVVICSSKTAAEILPLQRLLKITGSPYIAENGAIVHWEGFNGSVDQAANKGYTEICQTLQKLRDGMGFKFTGFADVSEKEVAEWTGLTPHNAALAKMREGSESLIWRDSAARFDDFSEALAAEQLTLVQGGRFWSVMNQGAGKGAALDLLLHHFLHPLGDKWLTIGLGDGPNDGPMLDKVEYAVIIKGYSKTPVTLQREERDAEQTVFRTTHFGPAGWSEGLSHFITQDQVGACPEGTS; this comes from the coding sequence ATGCCTACACTACAAGATCCGCTGATGATAGTGACGGATTTAGACGGTTCTCTGCTCGATCATCATACCTACAGTTGGGAGCCGGCTCAGCCCTGGCTCGACCGTCTGAATGAACAGGGCATTCCGGTTGTGATCTGCTCCAGCAAAACGGCGGCGGAGATCCTGCCGCTGCAGCGCCTGTTAAAGATTACCGGCTCGCCCTATATTGCTGAAAATGGCGCTATCGTGCACTGGGAAGGGTTTAACGGGTCAGTCGATCAGGCCGCTAACAAGGGCTATACGGAGATCTGTCAGACATTGCAAAAGCTGCGCGACGGCATGGGCTTTAAGTTTACCGGCTTTGCGGATGTCTCGGAGAAAGAGGTGGCTGAATGGACCGGGCTGACGCCGCACAATGCCGCTTTAGCCAAAATGCGGGAGGGTTCTGAAAGTCTTATCTGGCGCGATTCCGCGGCCCGGTTCGACGACTTCAGCGAGGCGCTGGCTGCAGAACAGCTGACGTTGGTTCAGGGCGGCCGTTTCTGGAGCGTGATGAATCAGGGGGCTGGAAAAGGAGCCGCGCTGGATCTTCTTCTCCACCATTTTCTCCATCCTTTAGGCGATAAATGGCTGACAATTGGTCTGGGAGATGGTCCCAATGATGGCCCGATGCTGGATAAAGTAGAGTATGCAGTCATTATTAAAGGCTACAGCAAAACGCCCGTTACCCTGCAACGCGAGGAACGGGACGCTGAACAAACGGTGTTTCGCACCACGCATTTTGGCCCTGCAGGCTGGAGTGAAGGGTTGTCGCATTTCATCACCCAGGATCAGGTTGGAGCGTGCCCAGAAGGCACCAGTTAA
- the fliN gene encoding flagellar motor switch protein FliN encodes MSDTKKPSEDDISADDLWADAMNEQTTASSEGVFKALESNDIAGSLQDIDLIMDIPVKLTVELGRTKMTIKELLRLTQGSVVALEGLAGEPLDILINGYLIAQGEVVVVADKYGVRITDIITPSERMRRLSR; translated from the coding sequence ATGAGTGACACCAAGAAGCCGTCCGAAGACGACATCTCCGCGGACGACCTGTGGGCTGACGCGATGAACGAACAGACCACTGCCTCATCCGAAGGGGTGTTTAAGGCGCTGGAGAGCAATGATATCGCCGGGTCGCTGCAGGATATCGACCTGATTATGGATATCCCGGTTAAGCTGACCGTTGAGCTGGGCCGTACCAAGATGACCATCAAAGAGCTGCTGCGGCTGACGCAGGGTTCCGTGGTGGCGCTGGAAGGGCTGGCCGGCGAGCCGCTGGATATTCTGATCAACGGCTATCTGATTGCCCAGGGCGAAGTGGTGGTTGTGGCTGATAAATATGGCGTGCGTATCACCGATATCATCACTCCATCCGAACGTATGCGTCGTCTGAGTCGCTAA
- the fliL gene encoding flagellar basal body-associated protein FliL, with the protein MTDKKAKSGKRKLLIPLLLLVTLVACSVAGYTVWRMMKSPADTAHAEKPAEPVAPVFFALDTFTVNLINPDNDPDRVLYVGFTLRLPDEDTRRRMTDYLPEVRSRLLLLLSRQNASSLNNEQGKQELVNQIKTVLAPPLVQGQPQQVVSDVLFTAFILR; encoded by the coding sequence ATGACTGATAAGAAAGCCAAAAGCGGCAAACGTAAGCTCCTGATACCCTTGTTACTGCTGGTAACACTGGTTGCTTGCAGCGTGGCGGGCTATACAGTCTGGCGCATGATGAAGTCTCCCGCTGACACTGCCCATGCTGAAAAGCCTGCAGAGCCTGTCGCGCCAGTCTTTTTCGCGCTGGATACCTTTACCGTAAACCTGATTAATCCGGATAACGATCCCGATCGCGTGCTCTACGTTGGCTTTACGCTGCGTCTGCCTGATGAGGATACCCGTCGCCGGATGACCGATTACCTGCCGGAAGTGCGTAGCCGCTTACTGCTGCTGCTCTCCCGCCAGAACGCCTCTTCTCTGAATAATGAGCAGGGCAAGCAGGAACTGGTCAATCAAATTAAAACCGTACTGGCTCCACCGCTGGTACAAGGTCAACCTCAGCAGGTCGTGAGCGATGTTCTGTTCACTGCCTTTATCCTGAGGTAG
- the fliJ gene encoding flagellar export protein FliJ — protein MAKQASPIETLCGLAQKDLDKAAIQLGDVRRAQKQADEQLAMLLNYQDDYRKTLNDTMASGIASTRWHNYHQFIETLERAIDQHRQQLNHWNGRLDTALRLWREKQQRLHAYETLQARAVANELLQENRLDQKRMDEFAQRASLRKGE, from the coding sequence ATGGCAAAACAAGCATCACCGATAGAAACCTTGTGCGGCCTGGCACAGAAAGATCTCGATAAGGCGGCCATTCAGTTAGGCGACGTCCGGCGCGCCCAGAAGCAGGCCGACGAGCAGTTAGCCATGCTGCTGAACTATCAGGACGACTACCGTAAAACGCTGAATGACACCATGGCCAGCGGCATAGCCAGCACCCGCTGGCATAACTATCACCAGTTTATTGAAACCCTGGAAAGAGCCATCGATCAGCATCGTCAGCAGCTCAACCACTGGAATGGCCGTCTGGATACCGCACTTAGACTCTGGCGGGAGAAACAGCAGCGGCTGCATGCTTACGAAACGCTACAGGCCCGCGCCGTGGCGAACGAATTATTACAGGAAAACCGTCTCGATCAGAAACGGATGGATGAATTTGCCCAACGGGCATCATTGAGGAAAGGCGAATGA